A DNA window from Hevea brasiliensis isolate MT/VB/25A 57/8 chromosome 2, ASM3005281v1, whole genome shotgun sequence contains the following coding sequences:
- the LOC110665493 gene encoding uncharacterized protein LOC110665493: MGFKAVYRTLMELFPQVDSRILKAVAIEHPKDVSGAAEVVLSEVLPFLTQQSMVDRPLHRDCSPSGLSDRRAENEEQKNMGRIVASSLESKSIAKEVVCKTDLTSATHYSDSTYQEKAPNPPNLLYCDKNVDTNHFPEINGNRIQGNVGSEESMLLVRSQHQEDNVQSDLNIEGEELILLIRSEHQDENVHSTTCQTSKVTSTALSCDENTDLHQSGTETVVPASSLGKCKDFSIQAGHEQTSQIMPISLSQENGRHHSEWKDFDGSSAGNLGRPLSEKGPQVESCLEGTGLEVRNSVIEETLGAAEDDLQSELSATSGGSKISESNQEIKIDFLEDIVEAAKNNKKTLFLAMESIMNMMRQVELQEKIAELAKEEAASAGLDIQAKVEELKQMLKHAKEANDMHAGEVYGEKAILSTEARELQARLISLSDERDKALAILDEMHQTLEVRLAAAEELRRTAEKQKLEKEESARNAYAEQEAIMEKVVQESKFLQEEAEENFRLREFLMDRGRVVDILQGEISVICQDVRLLKERFDEGVLLSKSITSSQTSCILASSGSSIKSVASDGLIPEQGKIFNSPKGRSLASSIDTQSPESQHEEERNNRKELLDDGWEFFENDTEM, from the exons ATGGGTTTCAAAGCAGTTTATCGAACCTTGATGGAGCTGTTTCCACAG GTTGACTCACGCATTCTAAAGGCTGTTGCTATTGAGCACCCCAAAGATGTTAGTGGAGCTGCTGAAGTCGTTCTTTCAGAGGTTCTTCCTTTTCTTACACAACAGTCCATGGTTGACAGGCCCCTCCATAGGGActgcagtccaagtgggctatcAGATAGAAGAG CTGAAAATGAGGAACAAAAAAATATGGGAAGAATTGTGGCCTCTTCTTTGGAATCAAAATCAATAGCCAAAGAAGTTGTCTGTAAAACTGATCTTACAAGTGCCACACATTATTCTGATTCGACTTATCAAGAAAAGGCACCGAATCCACCTAATTTGTTATATTGCGACAAAAATGTTGACACCAATCATTTCCCAGAAATTAATGGTAATCGGATTCAAGGAAATGTTGGAAGTGAGGAATCCATGTTGTTGGTGAGGTCTCAACATCAAGAAGACAATGTTCAGTCTGACTTGAATATTGAAGGAGAGGAATTAATATTGTTGATTAGGTCTGAACATCAAGACGAAAATGTCCATTCTACCACATGTCAAACTTCCAAAGTCACTTCAACTGCTCTGTCATGTGATGAAAATACTGATCTCCATCAATCAGGTACTGAAACTGTGGTGCCAGCTTCATCATTGGGTAAATGTAAAGACTTTAGCATCCAAGCTGGGCATGAGCAAACTTCCCAAATCATGCCAATTAGTTTGTCACAGGAAAATGGTCGGCATCATAGCGAGTGGAAGGATTTTGATGGCTCTTCAGCTGGTAATTTGGGTAGGCCTCTTAGTGAAAAAGGCCCTCAAGTGGAGTCATGTTTAGAAGGCACTGGTTTGGAAGTGCGAAATTCAGTGATTGAGGAGACGCTAGGTGCTGCTGAAGATGATCTTCAATCAGAACTTTCTGCCACTTCTGGTGGCAGTAAGATCTCGGAGTCCAATCAAGAGATCAAAATCGATTTTCTGGAGGATATTGTTGAAGCCGCTAAAAACAACAAG AAAACTTTGTTTTTAGCAATGGAATCAATTATGAACATGATGAGACAAGTTGAACTTCAGGAGAAAATTGCAGAGCTAGCCAAAGAGGAAGCTGCTAGTGCAGGCCTGGACATTCAAGCCAAGGTGGAGGAACTTAAACAAATGCTGAAACATGCAAAGGAGGCAAATGACATG CATGCAGGGGAAGTTTATGGTGAGAAGGCCATTCTATCCACTGAAGCGAGGGAGCTGCAGGCTCGGCTGATCAGCTTGTCGGATGAAAGAGATAAAGCTCTGGCAATTCTTGATGAG atgcATCAAACCCTGGAAGTACGACTAGCTGCAGCAGAGGAGCTAAGGAGAACTGCTGAGAAGCAGAAGCTGGAAAAAGAAGAATCTGCACGAAATGCTTATGCTGAACAAGAAGCCATCATGGAGAAGGTGGTCCAGGAGTCCAAGTTCCTCCAGGAGGAGGCAGAGGAAAATTTTAGG CTACGGGAGTTTCTGATGGACCGTGGTCGGGTCGTTGATATATTACA AGGAGAAATATCTGTTATTTGTCAGGACGTAAGACTGCTGAAAGAGAGATTTGATGAGGGTGTTCTGTTGAGCAAATCTATTACCTCTAGCCAAACAAGTTGTATCTTAGCCTCATCTGGCTCATCTATTAAAAGCGTGGCATCTGATGGACTGATTCCTGAGCAAGGGAAGATATTTAACAGCCCTAAAGGGAGAAGTCTGGCATCCTCCATTGATACGCAGTCACCCGAGAGCCAACATGAAGAGGAGAGGAATAATCGCAAGGAGCTGTTGGATGATGGGTGGGAATTCTTTGAAAATGACACAGAAATGTGA
- the LOC110665494 gene encoding small polypeptide DEVIL 14, whose translation MAASAFSMRSMKLRSWQRCSKQIREQRTRLYIIWRCTVMLLCWHE comes from the coding sequence ATGGCAGCAAGCGCATTCTCAATGAGGAGCATGAAGTTAAGGTCATGGCAGAGGTGTTCAAAGCAAATTAGAGAGCAAAGAACAAGGCTTTACATCATATGGAGATGTACTGTGATGCTTCTTTGTTGGCATGAGTAG